CAGGCCACTGGATAACGCTTTAGCGCTCTTCATCCTTCCACGGCGCCTGCAGATAGCGGCTGCGGTTGAAGGTCTCCAGCCACTCCGGGCAGAACACCACCAACGCACTGATCACCGTGCCGTTGATAAATGCCTCGGGGAACATCATCAGCCATAGGTAGCCAACGAAGTCGCTTAGCCATTCCGGCATGGCGAAACGCTCGTCCATCCACAGCAACCCCAACCCTGCCATCAGGCACAGCAACACCGTCAACGCCGCCGGGAAGAACCCGCAACAGAAGATATAAACGAACAGGTTGCGCGGCTGGGCGCGCTCGACCAGGATCGCGCACACCTCGGTGACCAGCACCGGCAGGCCGACGATCAGCAGGCCGTTGACGCCGATGGCGGCGAGGTCCTGCCGGCCCATCAGCAACAGGCCGAGCTGGGCGAGAAAGCCCCCGAGCACGGCCAATGGCCAGTCCAGCAGCAAGGTGACGGCGGTCATGCCGATGAAGTGGTACGACACCCCGGTATCGAAGTCGCGGCGCACCAGCCAGAGTATGAACAGGCAGAACACGGTGCCGAACAGCAGGTGCTGGCGGCGGGTGTCGGTGAACAGCTCGACCCAGCGGGTGCGGCTGGCGGCCCAGATCAGCAGGGGCACGTAACCTATCCAGCCAAGGGTAAGGCTGGTGCTGGACAAGACTTGTGCGCTGATCACCTGAACAATATCCCTGTCGGCCATGTGGACAAGCCTGAGTCTACACCCATTCTCCCTTGCCACCGGTTGCTATAGGCTGGCACCTCCTCTCGATGCAGGACGCATCCGCCATGCCTGAAGGACTTAACCTACCGCTGCTGCTCGGCGCGGCGTTCAGCGCCATCGCCGGCGTGCTTCACCTGGCGGTGATCGCCATTGGCCCGCGTTGGTACCGCTTGTTCGGCGCCGGCGAGCGCATGGCCAGGGCGGCGGAGCAAGGCCGCACCTACCCGGCCCTGGTCACTGCGGCGATCGCGGCGGTACTGCTCGTCTGGTCGGCCTATGCCTTGTCGGCGGCCGGGCTGATGCGTCCGTTGCCCTTGCTGTTGCCGGTGATCTGCCTGATCACCCTGGTGTACCTGGCGCGGGGCCTGCTGGGGCCTCTGGTGCTGGCCGGCACCGGGCGCAGCCGGCGGTTTATCGCGGTCAGTTCGGCCATTTGCCTGGGCGGTGGGCTGTTGCATCTGCTGGGGGTGGTGCAGCAATGGCTGGTGCTGGGCTGATTCCTGCGCACAAACAGCATCTTACCGTCATCAATTAGCGACTAAGCTTGTCCCCATGGATGACTCAGACTACCTCCGCCTGCTTACCATCCAGGCCGAGCAAGCCAATGCGTTCCTGTCCAATGCCCGCAAATGGGAGCGCGAGCGTTGGGTCTGCCAGCGCCTGCTGCAAGGGCTGAACATCCCCTACCGCAGCGAGGACTTCACCCCGGCCGGGCAAGAGCCGCCGGACGTGCTGTTCCGCGACGCTGCGTTCGAGGTGTTCTTCGTGCTCGACGAGGGCCGCCGGCTCAACGACGAATGGCGCGAGGAGCTGCAACGGCGGCGCAGCGCCTTCTCCCTGGCCCAGCTGGTGCGCCGCGAGCAGCGGCCCCGGCGCATCAGTGCCCAGGAACTGCTGGCGCGCCTGGCGCCGACCCTGCGCAAGAAGTCGCACAACTACCGCGAGCGCGGGCTGGACCTCAGCGAGCTGGACATCATCGCCTTCGCCAGCCTCAAGCGCGAGGTGCTCGACCTCAACAGCCACTTCCCGCCACCCACCGAGTACCTGCGCCAGGGCTGGCGGTCATTGTCGCTGGTGGGGCCGACCTTCGCCCGGGTGCTGTTCGCCCACCCGGACGCGCCGGATTTCCTGCGCGGCAACCTGGGGCGCAGCATCGTGTTCGACGTAGGCATCAGTCTTTGATCCAGTGCCGGGTGTCTTTGCGATCACGTACACTCGGCGCCAGGGATAGAAAGCATTATCATTCGACCCATGCGTTTGCGTGAACGCTGTGGCGTACACGCAGTCACGAACGTCTATCTGACGAGGCCCACCATGACCAGCCGCCTGAATCCTGAAGATCAGCGTCGCGTCGATGAGTATCTGAGCGCCCCCCAGCATCAAGTCGAGCGCCGGCCCTTCCGGCCGTGGCTGCTCCTGTTGCTGGTGGTGGCCGTGACCATCGGTCTGGGCCTGTTGAGCCGCCTACTGAGTGGACTGGTGCTATGAGCTGCCTTGCGCTCGCCCGCCCCTCATGCCGGATGCGGCCGGACCTTGTGTCCACGAATTCCGTAAAACTTGTGAGATATCCCCATGACTCATCGCATCGTGATTGTCGGCGGCGGCGCCGGCGGCCTGGAACTGGCGACCCGCCTGGGTAAAAGCCTGGGCAAGCGCAAACAGGCCGAGATCACCCTGGTTGATGCCAACCTGACGCACATCTGGAAGCCACTGCTGCACGAAGTGGCGGCCGGCTCACTGAACTCCTCGGAAGACGAACTGAACTACGTGGCCCAGGCCAAGTGGAACCACTTCAACTTCCAGATGGGGCGCATGAGCGGCCTGGACCGCGAAAGCAAATTGATCCAGCTGGCCGCGACCCTCGACGACGAGGGCCGTGAGCTGCTGCCTGCGCGCACCATCGGCTACGACACCCTGGTGATCGCCGTGGGCAGCAACACCAACGACTTCGGCACCCTGGGCGCGGCGCAGCACTGCCTGTTCCTCGACAGCCGCAAGCAGGCCGAGCGCTTCCACCAGCAACTGCTCAACCACTATCTGCGCGCCCATGCCGGTGATGTGGCCAGCGAGCAGATCAGCGTGGCCATCGTCGGCGCCGGCGCCACTGGCGTGGAGCTTGCCGCCGAGCTGCACAACGCGGCCCACGAGCTGGCGGCCTATGGCCTGGACAAGATCCAGCCGAAAGACATGCACATCACCATCATCGAAGCCGGCCCACGGGTGTTGCCGGCGCTGCCGGAGCGCATCAGCGTGCCGGTGCACAAGACCCTGGAAAAACTCGGGGTGACGGTGATGACCAACGCCGCGGTCAGCGAAGTGACCGCCGATGGCCTGAAGACCGCCTCGGGCGAAGTGATCCAGGCCAGCTTGAAGGTCTGGGCGGCGGGCATTCGCGCGCCGGGCTTCCTCAAGGACATCGACGGCCTGGAAACCAACCGCATCAACCAGCTGGTGGTGCGCCCGACCCTGCAGACCACCCTGGACGACAACATCTTCGCCTTCGGCGACTGCGCCGCCTGCCCGCAGCCGGGCACCGACCGCAATGTGCCGCCACGGGCCCAGGCCGCGCACCAGCAGGCCTCGCTGCTGGCCAAGAGCCTCAAGCTGCGCCTGGAGAACAAGGCGCTGCCGACCTACGAGTACAAGGACTATGGTTCGCTGGTATCGCTGTCGCGCTTCTCGGCGGTGGGCAACCTGATGGGTAACCTGATGGGCAGCGTCAAGCTGGAAGGTTGGCTGGCGCGGATGTTCTATGTGTCGCTGTATCGCATGCACCAGATGGCGCTGTACGGGACGTTCCGCACCTTGATGCTGATGCTGGGCAGCAAGATTGGCCGTGGCACCGAGCCGCGCCTGAAGCTGCACTGAGGCTTCAAGATCCTGGGGCTGCTGTGCAGCCCTTTCGCCGGCAAGCCGGCTCCCACAATCAATTCAGCGCACGATCCTGTGGGAGCCGGCTTGCCGGCGATGGCCTCGACGCGATTTATCTGACCACGCGATACGTGCTCTGTACGAACCCGCTCTCGTAACTGGTCGTTCTCATGTGCTGCAACAGCACATCCTTCGCCAACTCGCCGAACAACGGTATCCCCTGCCCCAGCAGCACGGGGATGCGGGTGATGGTCAGTTCATCCACCAGCCCCTCGCGCAAGAACCCCTGAATCAGCTTGCCGCCATCCAGGTACAGGCTCTTTGCGCCCGTGGCCTGCAGGTGCTCGAGCAACGCCGGGATCGGCCCCGGGTGCAGCTCGACGCGCTCCGATGCGCCCCTGGGCAGCGCCTCGAGGGTACTGCTGACCACTACCACTCGCGTATCCGGATAGGGCCACTCGCCAAAGGTCATGACCTTGTCGAAGGTGCCGCGCCCCATCACCAACGTATCGACACCCGCCATGAACCCGGCATAGCCATGGTCGTCAGCGGACTGGGTGGCGCCCATCAACCAATCGAGGCCGCCATCTTCACGGGCGATGTAGCCATCCAGGCTGGTGGCGATGAAAACACTGGCTTTGAGTGGCATGCGCGGGCGCTCCTGCGGGCAAAGGCCACAGGGTAGCAAAGGGCGGGGATATAAATCGCGGACAAAAGAAAAAGGGCATCTCAGTCGAGATGCCCTTTTTACATGGTGGGTCGTGTAGGATTCGAACCTACGACCAATTGGTTAAAAGCCAACTGCTCTACCAACTGAGCTAACGACCCGGAAAATGGTCGGGGTGAGGGGATTCGAACTCCTGACATCCTGCTCCCAAAGCAGGCGCGCTACCGGACTGCGCTACACCCCGAGATTGGCTCCGCGACCTGGACTCGAACCAGGGACCCAATGATTAACAGTCATTTGCTCTACCGACTGAGCTATCGCGGAACTGAACTTCGGTACATCTTTACTGCTTCGAAGTCTGTGTTAGCTTCGATCTCTTTGGCTATCCGCTTTCGCGTTGTCGCTGCTGAGGCCGGCTATTCTACATTCTTCGTTTTGCTTGTCAACCACTTTTTTTCGTTCAACTTACTGATTTGTAAGTTATTTTCAGATCGTCGGTGTTGCTGGCGATCTGCTCAGTGCCTGACAGCGGGGCGAATATTAGGGGCACTCTGATTTTTGTGCAAGCACTTTTTTCAAAATTTTCAGCAAGTTAGCTGGGAAGCCGAAAAATCAGGGGTTTGCGTCGCATGGACTGTCCTTATCACGGGGCAAGGCCGGACAGCGTGCATAAAAAAGCCCCGCTTACGCGGGGCTCTTCGTTTACTGCAGGTCAGCCAAAGACGATCTCGTCGCCCTCCACCTTCGCGGTGATCGCCGCACCCGGCAGGAACTCGCCCGCCAGGATCAGTTGCGCCAGCGGGTTCTCGATCCAGCGCTGGATCGCACGCTTCAATGGCCGTGCGCCGTACACCGGGTCGTAACCGACGGCGATCAGCTTGTCCAACGCCTCCGGGCTCAGGCTCAGCGACAGCTCGCGCTCGGCCAGGCGACCACGCAGGCGGCCAAGCTGGATCTCGGTGATACCGGCGATCTGCTCGCGGCCCAGCGGTTCGAACACCACCACTTCGTCGATGCGGTTGATGAACTCCGGACGGAAATGCGCGCCCACCGCGTCCATCACCGCCGCACGCTGTGCCTCGCGGTCACCGGCCAGTTCCTGGATCTGCGCCGAGCCCAGGTTGGAGGTCATCACGATCACGGTGTTGCGGAAGTCCACGGTGCGGCCGTGGCTGTCGGTCAGGCGACCATCTTCAAGCACCTGCAGCAGCACGTTGAACACATCCGGGTGGGCTTTCTCCACCTCGTCGAGCAGCACCACCGAGTACGGCTTGCGGCGCACGGCCTCGGTCAGGTAACCGCCCTCTTCATAGCCCACATACCCTGGCGGGGCACCGATCAGACGCGCCACGGAGTGTTTCTCCATGAACTCGGACATGTCGATGCGCACCATGGCCTCTTCGGTATCGAAGAGGAACTCGGCCAGCGCCTTGCACAGCTCGGTCTTGCCCACCCCGGTGGGCCCAAGGAACAGGAACGAACCACTCGGGCGGTTCGGGTCGGACAGCCCGGCGCGGGAACGGCGTACGGCGTTGGCCACGGCGGTCACCGCCTCGTCCTGGCCGATCACCCGTTCGTGCAGCAGGCTTTCCATCTTCAGCAGCTTCTCACGCTCGCCTTCGAGCATCTTCGCCACCGGGATGCCGGTCCATTTGGACACCACTTCGGCAATCTCTTCCTCGGTGACCTTGTTGCGCAGCAGCTGGTTGTCGGTCTTGCCGTGCTGGTCGACCATCTGCAGGCTGCGCTCCAGGTCCGGGATCACCCCGTACTGCAGCTCGGCCATGCGGCTGAGGTCGCCCTTGCGGCGCGCGGCTTCCAGCTCCTGGCGGGCCTGCTCGATCTTCTGCTGGATCTGCGCCGAACCTTGCACCTCGGCCTTTTCCGAAGCCCAGATCTCTTCGAGGTCGGAGTACTCGCGCTCCAGGCGCTCGATTTCCTCGGTCAGTTTCTCCAGGCGTTTCTTCGCCGCTTCGTCTTCTTCCTTCTTCAGCGCCTGGGATTCCACCTTCAGCTGGATCAGGCGACGGTCGAGGCGGTCGAGCACCTCAGGCTTGGAGTCGATCTCCATGCGGATGCGGCTCGCGGCTTCGTCGATCAGGTCGATGGCCTTGTCCGGCAGCTGGCGATCGGTGATGTAGCGGTGACTGAGCTTGGCCGCGGCAATGATCGCGCCGTCGGTGATGGCCACCTTGTGATGCACTTCATAGCGCTCTTTCAGGCCGCGCAGGATGGCGATGGTGTCTTCCTCGCTCGGCTCCTCGACCAGCACCTTCTGGAAGCGGCGCTCCAATGCGGCGTCCTTCTCGATGAACTGGCGGTACTCGTTGAGCGTGGTGGCGCCGACGCAGTGCAGCTCGCCACGGGCCAGGGCCGGCTTGAGCATGTTGCCCGCGTCCATGGCGCCCTCGCCTTTACCGGCGCCGACCATGGTGTGCAGCTCGTCGATGAACAGGATGATCTGGCCTTCCTGCTTGCTCAGTTCGTTGAGCAGGCCTTTGAGGCGCTCTTCGAACTCGCCACGGTACTTGGCGCCAGCGATCAGCGCGCCCATATCCAGCGCCAGCAGGCGCTTGCCCTTGAGGCCGTCGGGCACTTCGCCGTTGATGATGCGCTGGGCCAGGCCTTCGGCGATGGCGGTCTTGCCGACGCCGGGCTCGCCGATCAGCACCGGGTTGTTCTTGGTGCGGCGTTGCAGCACCTGGATGGTGCGGCGGATCTCGTCGTCGCGGCCGATCACCGGGTCGAGCTTGCCTTCCTCGGCGCGCTTGGTGAGGTCGACGGTGTACTTGTCCAGGGCCTGGCGCGACTCCTCGGCGTTGGCGTCGTTCACCGCCGCGCCGCCGCGCAGGTTGTTGATGGCGTTTTCCAGGGCCTTCTTGCTCACGCCCTGGCCGAGCAGCAGCTTGCCGACCTTGCTGTTCTCGTCCATGGCGGCGAGCAGCACCAGCTCGCTGGAGATGAACTGGTCGCCCTTCTGCTGGGCCAGGCGGTCGGCCTGGTTGAGCAGGCGCGCCAGGTCCTGGGACATGTTCACGTCGCCGGTGGGGTTCTGGATTTTCGGCAGCTGGTCGAGCTCTTTGGTCAGCGCCTTGCGCAGGCTGTTGACGTCGAAGCCGACCTGCATCAGCAGCGGCTTGATCGAGCCGCCCTGCTGGTCGATCAGCGCCTGCAGCAGGTGCAGGGGCTCGATGGCCGGGTGGTCCATGCCCACAGCCAGGGATTGGGAATCGGATAACGCGAGTTGCAGCTTGCTGGTCAGTCGGTCTATTCGCATGGGGGATACCTTCCTTTAAAGGGCAGGCGGAGCGATGGACAGCACCTGTAATGAAGAACCTGCCTGAGATGACCAATAGATAAGGGTAATTCTGGAAGATTCAAGCGTAGCGGGGTTGACGGAGGTCAGCAGGGTGGTGGTGGGATTGATATTGCCGGGGCTGCTGCGCAGCCCAATCGCCGGCAAGCCGGCTCCCACAGGGGCAGTACAGACTTTGGCATGTGGGAGCTGGCTTGCCAGCGATTGGGCCGCGAAGCGGCCCCAGGCTTAGCGAGGGCTGAGCCACACCAGTGAAGCAAACCGCCCACCCTGAGGAGTGCGGCGGTAGGAGAAGAACCGCGGGTCGCTGACCGTGCAGAAGCCACCACCATAAACGGCAGTAACCCCACGCGCGCCCAGGCGGATCCGCGCCAACTGGTAGATATCGGCCATCAGCTTGCCCGGCCGCTCGCCGTCGACGAACGCCGCGGCTGCCTCGGGATGCACGGCGGTAAAGGCATCGCGCACTTCCATGCCCACCTCGAACGCCTGCGGCCCGATGGCCGGGCCCAGCCATACCAGCACCTCTTCGGGTGGCAGGGCCAGGCGATCGAGGGTGGCTTCCAGCACGCCACCGGCCAGCCCGCGCCAGCCGGCATGGGCAGCGGCCACGCGGGTACCGGCACGGTCGCAGAACAGGGCCGGCAGGCAATCGGCGGTCATCACGGTGCAGGCGATGCCCGGCTGGTCGGTCCAGCTGGCATCGGCCTCGGCGACCACGGCGGGATCGGCGTCGGCCACCACCAACCCATGCACCTGCTTGAGCCAGGCGGGCTGGATGGCGAATTCATCGCTGAGGCGACGACGGTTCTCGGCAACCGCAGCGGGATCATCGCCCACATGGTCGCCAAGATTGAAGGATTCATAGGGCGGCAGGCTGACGCCGCCCTCGCGGGTGGTGACACAGGCGCGTACCGAGGCCGGGGCCGGCCAGTCGGGAACGATCAGCGCCTGCGTCAGGCCACTCATCCGATAAAGCTCTCGCGGTCGTCGTTGAGCAGCGACAGCAGCCAGAGGAAGTCGTCCGGCAGCGGCGAAGCCCATTCCATGCGCTCACCGGTGGTCGGGTGATCCAGGGCCAGGAAGCGGGCGTGCAGGGCCTGGCGCGGGAAGTTCTTCACCGCCTCGACCATGGCCACGCTGGCGGCCGGCGGAATGCGGAAACGCACGCCGTAGGTCTGGTCGCCGACCAGCGGATAACCGACATGCGCCATATGCACGCGGATCTGGTGGGTGCGGCCGGTTTCCAGCTTGACCCGCACATGGGTGTGCGAGCGGAAGCGCTTGAGCACGCGGTAGTGGCTGACCGCCGGCTTGCCGCCGTCGGTGACCGCCATGCGCTGGCGCTCGCCGCCGTGGCGGCCGATCGGGGCGTCGATCTTGCCGCCGGCGATCACCACGCCGACCACGATGCACTCGTAGATGCGGCTGACCGAGCGCTTCTGCAGTTGGTCGACCAGGTTGGTCTGCGCCTGCAGGGTCTTGGCCACCACCATCAGGCCCGTGGTGTCCTTGTCTAGACGATGCACGATACCGGCGCGCGGTACGTTGACGATGTCCGGCACATGGTGCAGCAGGGCATTGAGCAGGGTGCCGTCGGGGTGGCCCGCCGCCGGGTGGACCACCAGCCCGGCCGGCTTGTTGATCACCAGGATCTGGTCATCTTCATAGACGATGTCCAGCTCGATGTCCTGAGCCACCCATTCGCCCTGGGCCTCCTGCTCGGCCTCGAGGGCCAGGATGGAGCCGGTGTGGACGGTGTCGCGCGGCCGCAGCACCGCGCCATCGACGGTCAGGCGGCCATCTTTGATCCACGAGGACAGGCGCGAACGCGAGTACTCGGCGAACAATTGGGCGGCGACCTGGTCGAGGCGTTGGCCGCCCAGTTCGGACGGGACCTCTGCGCTAAGTTGAATGATCTCGGACATGCTCGAATCGACGGGCGTTCAGCCTTTGGTTTCGGCTGCGCGCTTGTGGTTAAATACGGCTTCTTTTGCCCCGGGGTTTGGCCGGGGGCGCTCATCATAACAGGACGGCACCGCCCAAGACAGCGGCCGTCAAAGGGACGCAAGCCGCCATGCAAGTGAAACACCTGCTGCTGATCGCCATCCTCGGGCTCACCGCTGCCTGTTCCTCGAACAAGGAAGTCATTGACGAGAACCTCAGCGAGGCCGAGCTGTACCAGCAGGCGCAGGCCGACCTGGACAACTCCAGCTATACCAGCGCCGTGAACAAGCTCAAGGCCCTGGAGTCGCGCTACCCGTTCGGCCGCTATGCCGACCAGGCCCAGCTCGAGCTGATCTACGCCAACTACAAGAACTCCGAGCCCGAGGCCGCCAAGTCGGCTGCCGAGCGCTTCATCCGCCTGCACCCGCAGCACCCGAACGTCGACTACGCCTACTACCTCAAGGGCCTGACCTCGTTCGACCAGGACCGCGGCCTGCTGGCGCGCTTCCTGCCGCTGGACATGACCAAGCGTGACCCGGGCGCCGCCCGCGACTCGTACAACGAGTTCGCCCAGCTGACCAGCCGCTTCCCCAACAGCCGCTACGCCCCGGACGCCAAGCAGCGCATGATCTACCTGCGCAACCTGCTGGCCTCCTACGAAATCCACGTGGCCAACTACTACCTGAGCCGCGAGGCCTATGTGGCCGCCGCCAACCGTGGCCGCTACGTGGTGGAGAACTTCCAGGAAACCCCGTCGGTGGGTGACGGCCTGGCGGTGATGGTCGAGTCGTACCAGCGCATGCACCTGGACGAGCTGGCCGCCACCAGCCTCGAGACCCTCAAGCTCAACTACCCGGACCACCCGAGCCTGGTCGATGGCCAGTTCGTCACCAAGGTCGACGAAAACGGCAACCGCTCGTGGCTGTCCAAGGCCACCCTGGGCCTGATCGAGACCAAGGCCCCGCTGCCGCCGGGCGAGACCCGCGCCAACCAGGACGTGGTCAAGCAGTTCCAGGACGCCCGCTCGGAAATGCCCGAGGAGCTGCTGCCCAAGGACGAAAACGGCGACCCGATTCTGCCGGAAGGTCCGAAGGAAGCCGAGAAGGACCGCAGCTGGTTCAGCTACATGACCTTCGGTCTGTTCGACTGATACACCGCATGCGCAGAAAGGGAGGCCCAAGGCCTCCCTTTTTTATTGGCCGCGTCCTAGACTGTCGCCTTCTTCATTCGACAAGCTGGACAC
This sequence is a window from Pseudomonas maumuensis. Protein-coding genes within it:
- a CDS encoding NAD(P)/FAD-dependent oxidoreductase; amino-acid sequence: MTHRIVIVGGGAGGLELATRLGKSLGKRKQAEITLVDANLTHIWKPLLHEVAAGSLNSSEDELNYVAQAKWNHFNFQMGRMSGLDRESKLIQLAATLDDEGRELLPARTIGYDTLVIAVGSNTNDFGTLGAAQHCLFLDSRKQAERFHQQLLNHYLRAHAGDVASEQISVAIVGAGATGVELAAELHNAAHELAAYGLDKIQPKDMHITIIEAGPRVLPALPERISVPVHKTLEKLGVTVMTNAAVSEVTADGLKTASGEVIQASLKVWAAGIRAPGFLKDIDGLETNRINQLVVRPTLQTTLDDNIFAFGDCAACPQPGTDRNVPPRAQAAHQQASLLAKSLKLRLENKALPTYEYKDYGSLVSLSRFSAVGNLMGNLMGSVKLEGWLARMFYVSLYRMHQMALYGTFRTLMLMLGSKIGRGTEPRLKLH
- a CDS encoding energy-coupling factor ABC transporter permease; this encodes MADRDIVQVISAQVLSSTSLTLGWIGYVPLLIWAASRTRWVELFTDTRRQHLLFGTVFCLFILWLVRRDFDTGVSYHFIGMTAVTLLLDWPLAVLGGFLAQLGLLLMGRQDLAAIGVNGLLIVGLPVLVTEVCAILVERAQPRNLFVYIFCCGFFPAALTVLLCLMAGLGLLWMDERFAMPEWLSDFVGYLWLMMFPEAFINGTVISALVVFCPEWLETFNRSRYLQAPWKDEER
- a CDS encoding DUF3094 family protein, with amino-acid sequence MTSRLNPEDQRRVDEYLSAPQHQVERRPFRPWLLLLLVVAVTIGLGLLSRLLSGLVL
- a CDS encoding outer membrane protein assembly factor BamD gives rise to the protein MQVKHLLLIAILGLTAACSSNKEVIDENLSEAELYQQAQADLDNSSYTSAVNKLKALESRYPFGRYADQAQLELIYANYKNSEPEAAKSAAERFIRLHPQHPNVDYAYYLKGLTSFDQDRGLLARFLPLDMTKRDPGAARDSYNEFAQLTSRFPNSRYAPDAKQRMIYLRNLLASYEIHVANYYLSREAYVAAANRGRYVVENFQETPSVGDGLAVMVESYQRMHLDELAATSLETLKLNYPDHPSLVDGQFVTKVDENGNRSWLSKATLGLIETKAPLPPGETRANQDVVKQFQDARSEMPEELLPKDENGDPILPEGPKEAEKDRSWFSYMTFGLFD
- the clpB gene encoding ATP-dependent chaperone ClpB, whose product is MRIDRLTSKLQLALSDSQSLAVGMDHPAIEPLHLLQALIDQQGGSIKPLLMQVGFDVNSLRKALTKELDQLPKIQNPTGDVNMSQDLARLLNQADRLAQQKGDQFISSELVLLAAMDENSKVGKLLLGQGVSKKALENAINNLRGGAAVNDANAEESRQALDKYTVDLTKRAEEGKLDPVIGRDDEIRRTIQVLQRRTKNNPVLIGEPGVGKTAIAEGLAQRIINGEVPDGLKGKRLLALDMGALIAGAKYRGEFEERLKGLLNELSKQEGQIILFIDELHTMVGAGKGEGAMDAGNMLKPALARGELHCVGATTLNEYRQFIEKDAALERRFQKVLVEEPSEEDTIAILRGLKERYEVHHKVAITDGAIIAAAKLSHRYITDRQLPDKAIDLIDEAASRIRMEIDSKPEVLDRLDRRLIQLKVESQALKKEEDEAAKKRLEKLTEEIERLEREYSDLEEIWASEKAEVQGSAQIQQKIEQARQELEAARRKGDLSRMAELQYGVIPDLERSLQMVDQHGKTDNQLLRNKVTEEEIAEVVSKWTGIPVAKMLEGEREKLLKMESLLHERVIGQDEAVTAVANAVRRSRAGLSDPNRPSGSFLFLGPTGVGKTELCKALAEFLFDTEEAMVRIDMSEFMEKHSVARLIGAPPGYVGYEEGGYLTEAVRRKPYSVVLLDEVEKAHPDVFNVLLQVLEDGRLTDSHGRTVDFRNTVIVMTSNLGSAQIQELAGDREAQRAAVMDAVGAHFRPEFINRIDEVVVFEPLGREQIAGITEIQLGRLRGRLAERELSLSLSPEALDKLIAVGYDPVYGARPLKRAIQRWIENPLAQLILAGEFLPGAAITAKVEGDEIVFG
- the pgeF gene encoding peptidoglycan editing factor PgeF, yielding MSGLTQALIVPDWPAPASVRACVTTREGGVSLPPYESFNLGDHVGDDPAAVAENRRRLSDEFAIQPAWLKQVHGLVVADADPAVVAEADASWTDQPGIACTVMTADCLPALFCDRAGTRVAAAHAGWRGLAGGVLEATLDRLALPPEEVLVWLGPAIGPQAFEVGMEVRDAFTAVHPEAAAAFVDGERPGKLMADIYQLARIRLGARGVTAVYGGGFCTVSDPRFFSYRRTPQGGRFASLVWLSPR
- a CDS encoding DUF1780 domain-containing protein, whose translation is MDDSDYLRLLTIQAEQANAFLSNARKWERERWVCQRLLQGLNIPYRSEDFTPAGQEPPDVLFRDAAFEVFFVLDEGRRLNDEWREELQRRRSAFSLAQLVRREQRPRRISAQELLARLAPTLRKKSHNYRERGLDLSELDIIAFASLKREVLDLNSHFPPPTEYLRQGWRSLSLVGPTFARVLFAHPDAPDFLRGNLGRSIVFDVGISL
- the rluD gene encoding 23S rRNA pseudouridine(1911/1915/1917) synthase RluD; protein product: MSEIIQLSAEVPSELGGQRLDQVAAQLFAEYSRSRLSSWIKDGRLTVDGAVLRPRDTVHTGSILALEAEQEAQGEWVAQDIELDIVYEDDQILVINKPAGLVVHPAAGHPDGTLLNALLHHVPDIVNVPRAGIVHRLDKDTTGLMVVAKTLQAQTNLVDQLQKRSVSRIYECIVVGVVIAGGKIDAPIGRHGGERQRMAVTDGGKPAVSHYRVLKRFRSHTHVRVKLETGRTHQIRVHMAHVGYPLVGDQTYGVRFRIPPAASVAMVEAVKNFPRQALHARFLALDHPTTGERMEWASPLPDDFLWLLSLLNDDRESFIG
- a CDS encoding dihydrofolate reductase family protein, which produces MPLKASVFIATSLDGYIAREDGGLDWLMGATQSADDHGYAGFMAGVDTLVMGRGTFDKVMTFGEWPYPDTRVVVVSSTLEALPRGASERVELHPGPIPALLEHLQATGAKSLYLDGGKLIQGFLREGLVDELTITRIPVLLGQGIPLFGELAKDVLLQHMRTTSYESGFVQSTYRVVR